The following proteins are co-located in the Paralichthys olivaceus isolate ysfri-2021 chromosome 2, ASM2471397v2, whole genome shotgun sequence genome:
- the elf3 gene encoding ETS-related transcription factor Elf-3 isoform X1, with amino-acid sequence MSSPCLSSILTHANLTMYQNGIPDVLQPSINTLQNSNPANSSNIINQWYKQISPHCWTAENALEWISDQVENKKFDASNLSLACCSMDGPTLCQMNRDQMIGIFGLHLGPHLHQSLQEHKTKNNITYLTDLQNLSRSELNETCQLLDNFLDSLNFPLLSTIRIGQAEGADSKEFEYRGDYDLTSLTMEPMTSLRDPELSDNQSDSEYSSSSNSGMFGFSTLGSPESGIGESEPEISYPLISKVHIKTETEEIRLKRPRGRPPKISRDLSSSIYECPKKNKHVPRGTHLWEFIRDILIHPERNQGLMKWEDRREGVFKFLKSEAVAQMWGQKKKNSSMTYEKLSRAMRYYYKREILERVDGRRLVYKFGKNSSGWKTEEIGMGM; translated from the exons ATGTCATCACCGTGCCTCAGCAGCATCCTGACTCATGCCAACCTTACCATGTATCAGAATGGTATCCCTGACGTACTGCAGCCCAGCATTAACACTCTTCAGAACAGCAATCCAGCAAACAGCTCCAACATCATAA ATCAGTGGTACAAGCAGATCAGCCCTCACTGCTGGACAGCAGAAAATGCTCTAGAGTGGATCAGTGACCAAGTAGAGAACAAAAAGTTTGATGCAAGCAATCTTAGTCTCGCCTGCTGCTCCATGGATGGACCCACTCTCTGCCAGATGAACAGGGACCAGATGATCGGGATATTTGGCCTGCATCTTGGACCACATCTCCACCAAAGTCTGCAGGAACACAAGACCAAAAATAATATAACGTACCTTACTG acCTACAGAACTTGTCAAGGTCAGAGCTGAATGAGACCTGCCAGCTCCTGGACAATTTCCTGGACAGCCTTAACTTCCCTTTGCTCAGCACTATTAGAATTGGCCAAG CTGAAGGAGCTGACAGCAAGGAGTTTGAATATAGGGGTGATTATGATCTGACTAGTCTGACCATGGAGCCAATGACTTCTCTCAGAGACCCTGAGTTGTCTGATAATCAGTCTGACAGCGAGTACagctcctcctcaaaca GTGGAATGTTTGGCTTCTCAACCCTCGGCTCACCTGAGTCTGGCATTGGTGAATCAGAACCAGAAATCTCTTACCCTCTGATTTCAA AGGTGCACATCAAAACTGAGACAGAAGAAATCCGCTTAAAGCGACCACGGGGGCGACCTCCTAAAATCAGCAGAGATCTTAGCAGCAGCATTTATGAATGTcctaagaaaaacaaacacg TGCCTAGAGGCACTCACCTATGGGAATTCATCAGGGACATTCTGATTCATCCAGAGAGGAACCAGGGCTTGATGAAGTGGGAGGACCGTCGTGAAGGTGTCTTCAAGTTCCTCAAGTCTGAGGCTGTGGCTCAAATGTGGGgccagaaaaagaagaatagcAGCATGACGTATGAGAAACTCAGTCGTGCCATGAG gTATTACTATAAGAGGGAAATTTTGGAGCGAGTCGATGGCCGGAGGCTTGTGTACAAATTCGGAAAGAACTCAAGCGGCTGGAAGACTGAGGAGATTGGTATGGGCATGTAA
- the elf3 gene encoding ETS-related transcription factor Elf-3 isoform X2, producing the protein MSSPCLSSILTHANLTMYQNGIPDVLQPSINTLQNSNPANSSNIINQWYKQISPHCWTAENALEWISDQVENKKFDASNLSLACCSMDGPTLCQMNRDQMIGIFGLHLGPHLHQSLQEHKTKNNITYLTDLQNLSRSELNETCQLLDNFLDSLNFPLLSTIRIGQAEGADSKEFEYRGDYDLTSLTMEPMTSLRDPELSDNQSDSEYSSSSNSGMFGFSTLGSPESGIGESEPEISYPLISKVHIKTETEEIRLKRPRGRPPKISRDLSSSIYECPKKNKHERNQGLMKWEDRREGVFKFLKSEAVAQMWGQKKKNSSMTYEKLSRAMRYYYKREILERVDGRRLVYKFGKNSSGWKTEEIGMGM; encoded by the exons ATGTCATCACCGTGCCTCAGCAGCATCCTGACTCATGCCAACCTTACCATGTATCAGAATGGTATCCCTGACGTACTGCAGCCCAGCATTAACACTCTTCAGAACAGCAATCCAGCAAACAGCTCCAACATCATAA ATCAGTGGTACAAGCAGATCAGCCCTCACTGCTGGACAGCAGAAAATGCTCTAGAGTGGATCAGTGACCAAGTAGAGAACAAAAAGTTTGATGCAAGCAATCTTAGTCTCGCCTGCTGCTCCATGGATGGACCCACTCTCTGCCAGATGAACAGGGACCAGATGATCGGGATATTTGGCCTGCATCTTGGACCACATCTCCACCAAAGTCTGCAGGAACACAAGACCAAAAATAATATAACGTACCTTACTG acCTACAGAACTTGTCAAGGTCAGAGCTGAATGAGACCTGCCAGCTCCTGGACAATTTCCTGGACAGCCTTAACTTCCCTTTGCTCAGCACTATTAGAATTGGCCAAG CTGAAGGAGCTGACAGCAAGGAGTTTGAATATAGGGGTGATTATGATCTGACTAGTCTGACCATGGAGCCAATGACTTCTCTCAGAGACCCTGAGTTGTCTGATAATCAGTCTGACAGCGAGTACagctcctcctcaaaca GTGGAATGTTTGGCTTCTCAACCCTCGGCTCACCTGAGTCTGGCATTGGTGAATCAGAACCAGAAATCTCTTACCCTCTGATTTCAA AGGTGCACATCAAAACTGAGACAGAAGAAATCCGCTTAAAGCGACCACGGGGGCGACCTCCTAAAATCAGCAGAGATCTTAGCAGCAGCATTTATGAATGTcctaagaaaaacaaacacg AGAGGAACCAGGGCTTGATGAAGTGGGAGGACCGTCGTGAAGGTGTCTTCAAGTTCCTCAAGTCTGAGGCTGTGGCTCAAATGTGGGgccagaaaaagaagaatagcAGCATGACGTATGAGAAACTCAGTCGTGCCATGAG gTATTACTATAAGAGGGAAATTTTGGAGCGAGTCGATGGCCGGAGGCTTGTGTACAAATTCGGAAAGAACTCAAGCGGCTGGAAGACTGAGGAGATTGGTATGGGCATGTAA